One segment of bacterium DNA contains the following:
- a CDS encoding Fic family protein — MSKEKISIRFFDDREVRAIWDEKNSKWWFSVLDIVAVLTDQDDYNKTRNYWKYLKAKLKKENSQVVSATTQLKILAPDGKKRLSDMLDYNGIIALGKEFPSKKANRFIEWFTYSENSIDGKSKTKAYSLFESSFIDSIEVGTTKGLQQIHAYLFGGLYDFAGQIRQKNISKGGFQFAVSRFLGETLKQIEAMPETTFDNIINKYVEINIAHPFMEGNGRSSRIWLDLILKKRLGKCVDWSKISKRDYMDAMKQSPINSNTLKDLLKKALTDRINDRETFMKGIDYSYYYEENE, encoded by the coding sequence ATGAGTAAAGAAAAAATATCCATACGTTTTTTTGATGACAGAGAAGTTCGTGCTATTTGGGACGAAAAAAACTCAAAATGGTGGTTTTCTGTTTTGGATATTGTTGCTGTGCTGACTGACCAAGATGATTATAATAAAACTCGCAACTATTGGAAATACCTTAAAGCCAAGTTGAAGAAAGAAAACAGTCAAGTGGTTAGTGCCACTACCCAGTTGAAAATTCTTGCACCTGATGGGAAAAAGCGTTTATCTGACATGTTAGATTATAATGGGATTATTGCATTAGGTAAGGAATTTCCAAGCAAAAAAGCAAATAGGTTTATAGAATGGTTCACTTATAGCGAAAATAGTATAGACGGGAAAAGTAAAACAAAAGCATATTCTTTGTTTGAAAGTTCTTTTATCGATAGTATTGAAGTTGGAACAACGAAAGGATTACAACAAATTCACGCTTATTTGTTTGGTGGATTATATGATTTTGCAGGGCAAATCAGACAAAAAAATATTTCAAAAGGTGGTTTTCAATTTGCTGTATCACGCTTTTTAGGCGAAACATTAAAGCAGATAGAAGCAATGCCAGAAACTACATTTGACAATATTATAAATAAATATGTAGAAATAAATATTGCACACCCTTTTATGGAAGGTAATGGACGAAGCTCCCGTATATGGTTGGATTTGATATTAAAAAAACGTTTGGGAAAATGTGTCGATTGGAGTAAAATAAGCAAAAGAGATTATATGGACGCAATGAAACAAAGTCCGATAAACAGTAATACTTTAAAAGACCTTTTGAAAAAAGCTTTAACTGATAGAATAAATGACCGTGAAACATTTATGAAAGGGATTGATTATTCATATTATTATGAAGAAAATGAGTAA
- a CDS encoding nucleotidyltransferase domain-containing protein: protein MTFEDKVERITKQFRQIIEKKYNILDMKLFGSSARGDFSNTSDIDIMVKLPIVNREIEEDMFNIDLLKIFAHPTNN, encoded by the coding sequence ATGACATTTGAAGATAAAGTAGAGCGAATAACTAAACAATTCAGACAAATAATCGAGAAAAAGTATAATATTCTTGATATGAAATTGTTCGGATCAAGTGCGAGAGGTGATTTTTCAAATACCTCTGATATTGATATCATGGTTAAGCTGCCGATAGTAAATCGAGAAATCGAAGAGGACATGTTTAACATTGATTTATTGAAAATTTTTGCTCACCCTACAAATAATTAA
- a CDS encoding HEPN domain-containing protein — protein MNKEEKNNLIQYRLERANESFKAAKIMFENNMYIPAMNRIYYSMFYAVQALLILNESTFSKHGQVKGFFNREYIKTGIFPIKFGKLFSKVFEYRQKYDYLDLILPEEELISDYLIEANTIRFLNLLKLN, from the coding sequence TTGAATAAAGAAGAAAAAAATAATTTAATTCAGTATCGCTTAGAGCGGGCTAATGAATCTTTTAAAGCTGCAAAAATAATGTTTGAAAATAATATGTATATTCCGGCAATGAATAGGATCTATTATTCAATGTTCTATGCAGTACAGGCATTACTGATTTTAAATGAAAGTACATTTTCGAAACATGGACAAGTGAAGGGATTTTTTAACAGAGAATATATCAAAACCGGGATTTTTCCAATAAAATTCGGTAAACTGTTCAGCAAAGTGTTCGAGTATCGTCAGAAGTATGATTATTTGGACCTGATTCTACCCGAAGAGGAACTCATATCAGATTACCTGATCGAAGCAAACACAATAAGATTTCTGAATTTATTGAAATTAAATTAA
- a CDS encoding TPM domain-containing protein, whose product MKKIISDDVNSRLDALIKKTEKRTGAQIVLAVIRRSDSYAELPWKAFALGASIAGLLVFILNMPFNDWSLQIAKLFITAVILASGAFFALLTIIIPGFARHFLSADRADLEVRQYAKSLFLERGLFATRRRTGILFLVSLFERKVVILPDKGLDSELTEETMQSIITSMIPFLKRKEIYRAFETGMEQLSGVLKSESRGTGENELPDEIIEEKGV is encoded by the coding sequence ATGAAAAAGATTATATCAGACGATGTTAACAGCAGGCTTGATGCGCTTATCAAAAAAACGGAAAAACGTACAGGCGCACAGATTGTTCTCGCTGTTATCCGGCGCAGTGACAGTTATGCAGAACTGCCGTGGAAAGCCTTTGCTTTGGGAGCATCCATTGCCGGCCTGCTGGTTTTTATTCTGAATATGCCTTTTAATGACTGGTCATTGCAGATAGCAAAGCTTTTTATTACTGCAGTTATCCTGGCAAGCGGAGCCTTTTTTGCACTTTTGACTATTATTATACCGGGATTTGCAAGGCATTTTTTGTCTGCAGACAGAGCAGACCTGGAAGTAAGGCAGTATGCTAAATCTCTGTTTCTGGAACGCGGGCTGTTTGCAACACGCAGAAGAACAGGCATCCTGTTTCTTGTAAGCCTGTTCGAACGGAAAGTGGTTATTCTTCCTGATAAGGGGCTGGACAGCGAGTTAACAGAAGAAACCATGCAGAGCATAATCACATCAATGATTCCGTTTCTTAAAAGAAAAGAGATATACAGGGCATTTGAAACCGGTATGGAACAACTGTCCGGTGTTCTGAAATCTGAATCTCGGGGTACAGGTGAAAATGAACTGCCTGATGAAATCATAGAGGAGAAGGGTGTATGA
- a CDS encoding winged helix-turn-helix transcriptional regulator → MLEPLLGSKNRERVLLFLYSRDQGYAREIARFYKTDISQIQKQLERLEIGNIIYSKTLGKTRVYSLNPRYPFLEELQALLEKVLSFYPVEEREKLTLSRKRPRRKGKPL, encoded by the coding sequence ATGTTGGAACCATTATTAGGCTCAAAAAACAGAGAGCGGGTATTGCTGTTTCTTTATTCAAGGGATCAAGGATATGCCCGTGAAATAGCCCGTTTTTATAAAACAGATATTAGTCAAATTCAAAAACAATTAGAAAGATTAGAGATAGGTAACATTATTTATAGTAAAACCTTAGGAAAAACAAGAGTATATTCTTTAAATCCCCGCTATCCCTTTTTAGAAGAGTTACAGGCTCTCCTTGAAAAAGTATTATCTTTTTATCCGGTTGAAGAACGTGAAAAACTCACCCTGTCCCGAAAAAGGCCGAGAAGAAAAGGAAAACCTTTATGA
- a CDS encoding putative DNA binding domain-containing protein, which yields MQESQNIEWKEIWKDEYLKWICGFANANGGRIFIGKNDKGEIIGLKNSKKLLEDLPNKIQNHLGILCDVILHEKNEKQYIEIVVRPYEVPISYQGKYYYRSGSTKQELKGNALNEFLLKKAGKTWDDIIEPKATFEDIDLKAIGTFKESAFQSKRMTYIKIEKNINVILDNLLLLENNQLKRAAVLLFGKNPNRFYINAFVKIGRFGKTSDELLFQEIVEGNIFELADKTLDILDKKFLIAKISYERLHRVEKWEYPYKAIREAIINAIVHRDYMGAPIQISVYDDKIIVWNEGSLPDDLTIEDLKTQHSSRPHNPILASAFFKGGLIEAWGRGTVKIINECKNAGLPEPIIESVFGGIQVTLFKNQLDRTKLIELGLNNRQIKAIEYLKENIKITNSEYQKLNSVSKATATRDLTELFDKYKLIVKKGETGIGTYYELKGFKKGS from the coding sequence ATGCAAGAAAGTCAGAATATTGAGTGGAAAGAAATTTGGAAAGATGAGTATCTGAAATGGATTTGTGGTTTCGCAAATGCAAACGGAGGAAGAATATTTATCGGGAAAAATGACAAAGGCGAAATTATCGGACTGAAAAATTCAAAAAAACTTCTTGAAGACTTACCAAACAAAATACAAAATCATCTTGGAATTCTATGCGATGTAATTTTACACGAAAAAAATGAAAAACAATACATCGAAATAGTTGTAAGACCTTACGAGGTGCCAATTTCCTATCAAGGCAAATATTATTATCGTAGTGGTAGCACAAAACAAGAATTAAAAGGAAATGCGTTAAATGAATTTTTACTCAAAAAAGCAGGAAAAACTTGGGACGATATTATTGAACCAAAAGCCACATTTGAAGATATTGATTTAAAGGCAATTGGAACATTTAAAGAAAGTGCATTCCAAAGTAAAAGAATGACTTACATTAAAATTGAAAAAAACATCAATGTAATACTTGATAACTTATTGCTTTTAGAAAATAATCAATTGAAACGTGCAGCAGTATTGCTTTTCGGAAAAAATCCAAATAGATTTTACATTAACGCATTCGTAAAAATAGGAAGATTTGGCAAAACTTCTGACGAATTACTTTTTCAAGAAATAGTTGAAGGGAATATTTTTGAGTTAGCAGATAAAACCCTTGATATTCTTGATAAAAAGTTTTTGATAGCGAAAATTTCTTATGAAAGATTACATCGCGTTGAAAAATGGGAATATCCATATAAAGCAATTCGGGAAGCGATAATAAATGCCATTGTCCATCGAGATTATATGGGAGCACCTATCCAAATAAGTGTTTATGATGATAAGATTATTGTTTGGAACGAAGGTTCGCTACCTGATGATTTGACTATTGAAGACTTAAAAACACAACATTCTTCAAGACCACATAATCCTATTTTGGCAAGTGCTTTTTTCAAAGGCGGATTAATTGAAGCTTGGGGACGAGGAACTGTAAAAATAATCAACGAATGTAAAAATGCAGGATTACCCGAACCGATTATTGAAAGTGTATTTGGAGGAATACAAGTTACATTATTTAAAAATCAATTGGATAGAACAAAACTCATTGAATTGGGATTAAACAATAGACAAATAAAAGCGATTGAATATCTAAAAGAAAATATTAAAATTACAAATAGTGAATATCAAAAACTTAATTCTGTATCAAAAGCAACGGCGACAAGAGATTTAACAGAATTATTTGATAAATATAAATTAATTGTAAAGAAAGGTGAAACAGGAATAGGAACTTATTATGAATTGAAAGGGTTCAAAAAGGGCTCATAG
- a CDS encoding virulence RhuM family protein, with product MKNNQLIIYQTEDGKVKIETHFENETVWLNQAQIGELFQKSKKTISEHIRNIFNDGELEEELVVRNFRTTTQHGAIEGKTQTREVKYYNLDVIISVGYRVKSHRGVHFRKWATALIKEYLIKGFAMNDELLKEAGGGNYFDELLARIRDIRSSEKVFWRKVLDIYATSIDYDPNTEQSIEFFKTVQNKIHWASHGETAAETIYKRVNASKKHIGLTNFKGEIPTKQEAEIAKNYLSEDELNILNRMVTAFLEIAEIQALDRTPMYMTDWIKQLDTFLKMTNKDILQHSGTISHQKAIEKAHSEYEKYKEKIKNRITQVEKDFIKQIEDSTKRLKNG from the coding sequence ATGAAAAACAACCAACTAATAATATATCAAACCGAAGACGGTAAGGTCAAAATAGAAACCCATTTTGAGAATGAGACTGTTTGGCTTAATCAGGCCCAGATAGGCGAACTTTTTCAAAAGTCTAAAAAAACCATTTCTGAGCATATTCGTAATATTTTTAATGATGGAGAGTTGGAAGAAGAACTGGTTGTCCGGAATTTCCGGACAACCACTCAGCACGGTGCTATTGAGGGGAAAACTCAAACAAGGGAGGTTAAATATTACAATCTTGATGTGATTATTTCGGTTGGTTACAGGGTAAAATCACACAGAGGTGTACATTTTAGGAAATGGGCAACAGCACTTATCAAAGAGTATCTGATAAAAGGCTTTGCAATGAACGATGAACTGCTAAAAGAGGCAGGAGGCGGGAACTACTTTGATGAACTTTTGGCTCGTATTCGTGATATTCGTTCATCAGAAAAGGTATTCTGGCGAAAGGTTTTGGATATTTATGCCACAAGCATAGATTACGACCCAAATACTGAACAATCAATAGAGTTTTTCAAAACAGTACAAAATAAAATACACTGGGCAAGTCACGGAGAAACAGCAGCAGAAACAATCTATAAACGAGTAAATGCTTCAAAAAAACATATTGGGCTAACTAATTTCAAAGGTGAAATACCTACAAAACAAGAGGCCGAAATTGCTAAAAATTATTTATCGGAAGATGAATTAAATATTTTGAATAGAATGGTAACCGCATTTTTGGAAATTGCAGAAATTCAGGCGTTAGACCGTACGCCAATGTATATGACTGATTGGATTAAGCAGTTAGATACTTTCTTAAAAATGACAAATAAAGATATTTTGCAGCATTCAGGAACAATAAGTCATCAAAAAGCCATAGAAAAAGCCCATAGCGAATACGAAAAATATAAAGAGAAAATAAAGAACAGAATCACGCAAGTAGAAAAAGATTTTATAAAACAGATTGAAGATAGTACTAAAAGGTTAAAAAATGGGTAA
- a CDS encoding type II toxin-antitoxin system Phd/YefM family antitoxin codes for MQRINLDTDIRPLSDFRANVSSIIEEIKRTKRPVVLTQHGRSAAVIIDVGEYERILEKLELLSDIQIAENQLESGKGLSHDQAKKQILNRLKS; via the coding sequence ATGCAAAGAATTAACTTAGATACTGACATTCGGCCTTTATCCGATTTTCGCGCAAATGTATCCTCAATAATTGAAGAAATTAAAAGGACAAAACGGCCAGTAGTTTTAACACAACATGGTAGAAGTGCTGCTGTAATAATTGATGTGGGAGAGTATGAACGAATACTGGAAAAGCTTGAACTGTTAAGTGATATCCAAATTGCTGAGAACCAATTAGAAAGCGGTAAAGGCCTCTCACATGATCAAGCCAAAAAACAAATATTAAATAGGCTTAAGTCATGA
- a CDS encoding type II toxin-antitoxin system RelE/ParE family toxin produces MRIIWSPLAVARIEEISDYIALDNIEASIKWVEDVFQLVDNLRDYPESGRVVPEIDKESIREIIFGNYRIVYNVDIEIISILTVRNFKQILPPEDVN; encoded by the coding sequence ATGAGAATTATCTGGTCCCCACTCGCTGTGGCGCGAATCGAAGAGATATCAGATTATATTGCACTTGATAATATTGAAGCATCAATCAAGTGGGTAGAAGATGTTTTTCAATTAGTTGACAACCTGAGAGATTATCCTGAGAGCGGGAGAGTCGTTCCGGAAATAGATAAAGAAAGCATACGTGAAATTATTTTCGGAAACTATAGAATAGTTTACAATGTGGATATTGAAATAATATCAATATTAACGGTGCGGAATTTTAAACAGATATTGCCACCTGAAGATGTCAATTAA
- a CDS encoding YgcG family protein: MKISLRIFLLAVIFLSNSILAGDDVPYLTGRVTDNAQILSQETCRLLTESLKDHENRTGNQIAVLTVPSLNGENIEDYAVKVFDEWKLGQKGKDNGLLIIIAPNDRRMRIEVGYGLEGTLTDGTAGQIIHTIMTPKFRNGDYNGGVTAGVKAVMAVLEEGQLPSAGPRTEKTNSFNVEEPVMSIKQRILMGAFVFGIIGIFTVIGIVTPGIGWFLYVFLIPFWAMFPIAILGTTGALICLITYLIVFPVLKLFFRKSKWYKKAKKDLRTKGRASIGGFRFTSGGSGSSWSSGSSSFSGGGGSSGGGGASGSW, encoded by the coding sequence ATGAAGATCTCATTACGAATCTTTCTGCTTGCTGTAATTTTTCTGTCTAACTCAATTCTCGCAGGAGATGATGTCCCTTACCTGACAGGAAGGGTCACTGATAACGCACAGATCCTTTCTCAGGAGACATGCCGATTACTGACTGAAAGTCTTAAAGACCACGAGAACCGCACAGGCAATCAAATTGCAGTTCTTACGGTTCCTTCACTTAATGGTGAAAATATTGAAGATTATGCTGTTAAGGTTTTTGATGAATGGAAGCTGGGGCAGAAAGGAAAGGATAACGGGCTCCTCATTATAATTGCCCCGAATGATCGGCGTATGCGCATAGAGGTCGGATACGGGCTTGAGGGTACTTTAACTGATGGTACGGCAGGGCAGATAATTCATACGATTATGACTCCGAAATTCAGGAATGGTGATTATAACGGAGGTGTTACAGCCGGCGTTAAGGCTGTGATGGCAGTTCTTGAGGAAGGACAACTACCATCTGCAGGGCCACGAACAGAAAAGACAAACTCTTTTAATGTTGAAGAGCCGGTAATGTCAATCAAGCAGCGTATTCTTATGGGTGCTTTTGTTTTCGGTATTATCGGAATTTTTACTGTGATAGGAATTGTTACTCCGGGTATTGGCTGGTTTCTTTACGTGTTTCTCATCCCATTCTGGGCAATGTTCCCAATTGCGATTCTCGGTACTACAGGTGCACTAATATGTCTGATTACATACTTGATTGTTTTTCCTGTATTAAAATTATTTTTCAGAAAATCAAAATGGTATAAGAAAGCCAAAAAAGATCTGCGAACCAAGGGAAGAGCCTCTATCGGCGGTTTCAGGTTCACATCGGGCGGATCAGGCAGTTCCTGGTCTTCAGGCAGCTCGAGTTTTTCCGGCGGCGGCGGATCCTCTGGCGGGGGCGGTGCTTCAGGGAGCTGGTAG
- a CDS encoding T9SS type A sorting domain-containing protein: MIRKFMLICLIFSIYAVWAQQADLYQINKMPDKPEPYLMRNWKAVAMGFDSLVFNMSLTGVYLPLIWVDGGGINYPAHQRFGIPSYVGSSGAEAITVLPAVIGATLCGIDKSSQNGYNYVLMCEEFFNRRAQENVYLNNFVSNSGGDWWYDTMPNIFFYQLADLYPHTGDFDFQFTKVADRWLEAVKTMGGSAGPWNPAFMNYRAWALSTMTPLDVGVEEPEAAGAIAWILYNAFIETGEDKYRLGAEWCMEFLNSLSSGSNPGYELQLPYGVYTAARMNAELGTAYNITKMMEWCFDPRDNVRNWGATVGKWGGYDCAGLIGEAKFTGYAFAMNGFEQAGALVPAVRYDDRFAGAIGKWVLNLANASRLFYTNYLPDDHQDSEEWSHVYDPDSYIAHEALREYGLNPEISPFATGDAVRSGWAPTNFALYGASHVGILGGLIDTTNVSMILKLNMNKTDYYQDSAYPTYLLYNPYEEDKTVDIVLEQNENFDLYDAVSNQFIERGASGTASFSIPSKSACVVVETPSGGTVTYEQDKMLVDNVVVDFNSGRTVSNYKPRIKGIASEPEIILTGSDAALYCTAEDRDGDPLSYQWKVSGSVLPYNQPSFQWTGTDIGTYTFTCTVNDGRGGRDSASVSVEVTDFINHVPVIDSLKADPRKLNHGDESRLICYASDPDGENLSYAWNAESGTIKQNDSTAVWTAPSEDGFYYIFCTVEDGHNGTAEDSIGILVQDSTNISLGFPVLYLPFNGNADDESGNDHNGTVKGALLCADRFGNSEQAYSFNGSFDLIQVENKPDLNFQDAVSVSFWMKPEKLYTDRESYPISHGNWVNRWKISITPEKKLRWTVKTDKGIKDIDSQAVLEEGTYYYVTALYNGSDMSLYLNGIKSAQAAFKGKIAKTSLDLTIGQHVPEQAKYNFNGVLDEIRIYNYAVSDDVIKNLYNEFTFVADNHAVLPVCTRLLPNYPNPFNSCTAIGFQIKHGGNVRIEIFNLLGQAVKILINQKKDAGNYTVEWDGTDTRGMSVSSGIYICLMQANGQILRRKLLLLE; the protein is encoded by the coding sequence GTGATTCGTAAATTCATGCTGATTTGTTTAATATTTTCGATTTATGCTGTCTGGGCCCAGCAGGCGGATCTCTATCAGATAAACAAAATGCCTGACAAACCGGAACCATACCTGATGAGAAACTGGAAAGCTGTGGCAATGGGGTTTGACTCTCTGGTGTTTAACATGAGCCTGACAGGAGTCTATCTGCCTCTGATTTGGGTAGATGGTGGCGGAATTAACTATCCTGCTCATCAGAGGTTCGGAATACCCTCTTATGTAGGGTCTTCAGGTGCGGAAGCTATCACTGTTCTGCCTGCTGTAATCGGAGCTACTCTGTGCGGCATAGACAAAAGCAGTCAGAACGGGTATAACTATGTGCTGATGTGTGAAGAGTTTTTTAACCGGCGTGCTCAGGAAAATGTATATCTGAATAATTTTGTTTCAAACAGCGGCGGAGACTGGTGGTACGACACAATGCCGAACATCTTTTTCTATCAGCTTGCAGACCTGTATCCACACACAGGTGACTTTGATTTTCAGTTTACAAAAGTTGCAGACAGGTGGTTAGAAGCAGTTAAAACTATGGGAGGAAGCGCTGGTCCGTGGAATCCTGCATTTATGAACTATAGGGCGTGGGCTCTGTCTACAATGACACCGCTTGATGTGGGCGTAGAAGAGCCTGAAGCTGCAGGTGCAATAGCATGGATTCTGTATAATGCCTTTATTGAAACAGGAGAGGATAAATACAGGCTTGGAGCTGAGTGGTGCATGGAATTTTTAAATTCCCTTTCATCCGGTTCCAATCCTGGATATGAGCTGCAGCTTCCGTACGGGGTATACACAGCAGCGCGTATGAATGCAGAACTGGGTACAGCTTACAACATCACAAAAATGATGGAGTGGTGCTTTGATCCGAGGGACAATGTACGCAACTGGGGTGCTACTGTCGGCAAATGGGGCGGTTATGACTGTGCAGGGCTTATAGGAGAAGCAAAGTTTACAGGATATGCTTTTGCAATGAACGGTTTTGAACAGGCCGGCGCACTTGTACCTGCAGTCCGGTATGATGACAGATTTGCGGGAGCCATTGGAAAGTGGGTGCTTAACCTGGCAAATGCGTCCCGCCTGTTTTACACAAACTATCTTCCTGATGACCATCAGGACAGCGAAGAGTGGTCCCATGTTTATGATCCTGATTCTTATATTGCTCATGAGGCTCTGCGGGAATACGGACTGAATCCCGAAATTTCTCCATTTGCAACAGGCGATGCTGTACGCAGTGGCTGGGCACCTACAAATTTTGCCTTATACGGAGCCTCTCATGTTGGAATCCTCGGAGGACTTATTGATACAACGAATGTGAGCATGATTTTAAAACTAAACATGAACAAAACAGATTATTATCAGGATTCCGCATATCCGACTTATCTTCTGTACAATCCGTATGAAGAGGATAAAACTGTTGATATTGTCCTGGAACAGAACGAAAATTTTGACTTGTACGATGCAGTTTCAAATCAGTTTATTGAGAGAGGCGCAAGCGGCACAGCATCTTTTTCTATCCCTTCAAAGTCCGCGTGTGTTGTTGTAGAAACACCTTCAGGCGGGACTGTAACATACGAGCAGGACAAAATGCTTGTTGACAATGTTGTAGTTGATTTTAATTCCGGCCGGACAGTTTCCAACTATAAACCACGTATTAAAGGCATTGCTTCCGAACCGGAGATCATTCTGACAGGTTCAGATGCTGCACTTTATTGTACGGCAGAGGACAGAGACGGAGATCCGTTAAGCTATCAGTGGAAGGTATCAGGAAGTGTACTCCCCTATAATCAACCGTCTTTTCAATGGACAGGTACGGACATCGGGACCTATACATTTACATGCACTGTAAATGACGGCCGAGGGGGCAGGGACAGTGCATCTGTCTCTGTTGAAGTTACAGATTTTATTAATCATGTACCTGTGATTGACAGCTTAAAAGCAGACCCCCGTAAGCTTAATCACGGAGATGAGAGCAGATTGATTTGTTATGCATCTGATCCGGACGGTGAAAACCTGTCCTATGCGTGGAATGCCGAATCAGGAACTATTAAACAAAATGATTCTACAGCAGTCTGGACTGCACCTTCAGAAGATGGGTTTTATTACATATTCTGCACAGTTGAAGACGGGCATAACGGGACTGCTGAAGACAGCATAGGAATTCTGGTACAGGATTCGACAAATATCAGCCTCGGTTTTCCGGTGCTCTATCTTCCTTTTAACGGCAATGCTGATGATGAGAGCGGAAATGACCACAACGGTACTGTAAAAGGCGCACTGCTGTGTGCTGACAGGTTCGGCAATTCCGAACAGGCATATTCCTTTAACGGTTCATTTGATCTTATTCAGGTAGAGAATAAACCGGATCTTAATTTCCAGGATGCAGTATCCGTCAGTTTCTGGATGAAGCCTGAAAAGCTGTACACAGACCGTGAATCTTATCCCATATCCCACGGCAACTGGGTGAACAGGTGGAAAATTTCCATAACTCCTGAAAAGAAATTAAGATGGACAGTGAAAACAGATAAGGGGATAAAGGACATAGATTCTCAGGCTGTACTTGAAGAAGGAACCTATTATTATGTTACAGCTCTTTATAACGGATCTGATATGAGCCTCTATTTAAACGGTATAAAGAGCGCTCAGGCAGCATTTAAGGGAAAAATTGCAAAAACAAGCCTGGATTTGACAATCGGCCAGCATGTTCCGGAACAGGCCAAATACAATTTTAACGGAGTACTTGATGAGATCAGGATTTACAACTACGCTGTTTCGGATGATGTGATAAAGAATCTGTACAATGAATTCACGTTTGTTGCAGATAATCATGCTGTTCT
- a CDS encoding BrnT family toxin: MYSFEFDKNKSVSNLKKHGIDLVEAQKLWYYPDLIEIKAKCNNELRFLIVAKIKRKLWSAIIAYRKDKIRIISVRRSRNSEVELYEA, encoded by the coding sequence ATATATAGTTTTGAATTTGATAAAAATAAGAGCGTTTCAAATTTGAAAAAACATGGGATTGATCTTGTCGAAGCCCAAAAACTCTGGTATTACCCTGACCTCATTGAAATCAAAGCAAAATGTAATAATGAGCTACGATTTTTAATAGTTGCCAAAATTAAAAGAAAACTTTGGTCTGCTATCATCGCTTATCGTAAAGACAAAATTAGAATAATATCTGTAAGGCGCTCCAGAAACTCGGAGGTAGAACTTTATGAAGCCTGA
- a CDS encoding nucleotidyltransferase domain-containing protein: MTFEDKVERITKQFRQIIEKKYNILDMKLFGSSARGDFSNTSDIDIMVKLPIVNREIEEDMFNIAYKLELEYDCIIDIIVLSENIKSIIPLCQNIEREGVAI, from the coding sequence ATGACATTTGAAGATAAAGTAGAGCGAATAACTAAACAATTCAGACAAATAATCGAGAAAAAGTATAATATTCTTGATATGAAATTGTTCGGATCAAGTGCGAGAGGTGATTTTTCGAATACTTCTGATATTGATATTATGGTTAAGCTGCCGATAGTAAATCGAGAAATCGAAGAGGACATGTTTAACATTGCTTATAAGCTTGAGCTTGAATATGATTGTATTATTGATATCATTGTACTCTCTGAGAATATTAAAAGTATTATTCCGTTATGTCAAAATATTGAAAGAGAGGGTGTTGCAATTTGA